One Novosphingobium aureum DNA segment encodes these proteins:
- a CDS encoding NAD(P)-dependent oxidoreductase, whose amino-acid sequence MENVSQQYNCGFIGLGSQGAPIARRMIDAGFSTMLWARRNASFEPYRDTSALFATSLEDVGAHSDHVGICVVTDDDVREVCEILIPAMKSGARLAIHSTIHPETCREMAGLAATRGIGLIDAPVSGGSPAAEAGTLTLMLGGDPATIAQSMPVFKSFGGLIVSLGEVGAGQHVKLLNNSLLLANLGLVEAVLKGGDSLGVDRAALIDLLLSSSGKSFALQVRSRMADPSSFRHGGALLRKDLCLLGAVLGESDETARILRDASELFVGAAN is encoded by the coding sequence ATGGAAAACGTAAGCCAACAATACAACTGTGGTTTCATTGGCCTTGGCAGCCAAGGTGCACCTATAGCGCGGCGAATGATCGATGCTGGGTTCTCCACGATGCTTTGGGCGCGGCGAAACGCATCTTTTGAGCCATACCGGGACACTTCGGCCCTTTTTGCGACGTCGCTGGAAGACGTCGGCGCACATTCGGATCATGTTGGGATTTGTGTCGTCACCGATGATGATGTGCGTGAGGTCTGTGAAATCCTCATTCCGGCCATGAAGAGCGGAGCGCGTCTTGCCATCCATTCGACCATCCATCCGGAAACCTGCCGGGAGATGGCAGGCTTGGCCGCGACGCGCGGAATAGGCTTGATCGATGCGCCAGTGAGTGGCGGCTCTCCGGCTGCAGAAGCTGGTACACTGACACTGATGCTCGGTGGTGATCCAGCTACGATTGCGCAGTCCATGCCCGTATTCAAGTCATTCGGCGGGTTGATCGTCAGTCTTGGAGAGGTGGGTGCTGGACAGCACGTGAAGCTTTTGAATAATTCGCTCCTGCTTGCGAACCTCGGACTTGTAGAGGCAGTCCTCAAGGGTGGTGACAGTCTTGGTGTGGATCGAGCAGCCTTGATAGATTTGCTCCTCAGCAGTAGCGGAAAGAGCTTCGCTCTACAGGTTCGTTCCAGAATGGCGGACCCGAGCAGCTTTCGCCATGGCGGAGCTCTTTTGCGCAAAGACTTGTGTTTGCTTGGTGCAGTCTTGGGCGAAAGCGATGAGACCGCCCGAATTCTGCGAGATGCCTCCGAGCTATTCGTAGGCGCTGCTAATTGA